A window from gamma proteobacterium SS-5 encodes these proteins:
- a CDS encoding PAS domain S-box protein: protein MPQEPTDIRDQGPSPDPRQTDEDNLEHHILATERKGRAQDAYADDYLRLQESERRFQATFDQAAVGLAHVDPDGNWLRVNRKLCAILGYSEKELLGKTFHEITHPDDLDADLDQIQRMLTGTIDSYSMEKRYIRKDGSRVWVNLTVALIWTPERTPDYFVSVIEDIDRRKQAELALQLSERRFRDLTENLTDWVWEIDAEGRYSYLSPGIEAVLGYAPEELLGRSPFELMPAGEAERVRALFAHYYSHKQAFQELKNINLHKDGRELVVLTSGLPILDQAGNLLGYHGTDRDITEASRTQQALEQERLRLQAFLQTASDGIHVINTQGLLVEANDAFLNMIGHGQDAIGRLHVSDWDPVMVGANFAHKRDELVNERKMLLFESRHRRADGSYLDVEVNVNALKVGDECLLFASSRDITERLNQQRQLQELNRNLEALVAERTRELKQAKEQAEQASQAKSNFLANMSHEIRTPLGAVLGLARMGARDNLDRQVGDVFEQILESGDHLLKVINDILDFSRIESGQMQLEWIPYQLPKLVDHLLELMRPKVQSRGLQLKLEMDRQQPAWVRGDPHRLNQILLNLLGNAIKFTERGEVGLSIQRQGDETLFQVRDTGIGMTETQRARLFRSFEQADSSTTRLYGGTGLGLSISRNLAQLMGGDIRVESAPDQGSCFTLNLPLQQAEPEAMPAVEHAQGPAASRLAGLRLLAAEDVEINRFILQDMLEHAGAEVVFAENGMQALGTIAREGAKAFDAVLMDIQMPIMDGYQASKRIRTIAPDLPIIGLTAHALKEEREHCLAVGMVDHVTKPIEEEVLMEALIRHCRPNGHGADSATPEPETSVGGSGTRDAGRGTRNLPRMFHGNDQGAENQAAVEGGATQDVGFGAGLPASVAEAEGLQATPDQGLIDWAQVKAKYAKREGLQAKLVRIALDQVEPLPETLRQLAEGEDYASCAFQAHLLKNVGGNIPAPRLVELALATEQAARAEQPQCFDQLRQLADLTQAFAEELQQWLA, encoded by the coding sequence ATGCCCCAGGAGCCGACTGATATCCGTGATCAAGGGCCCAGCCCGGACCCCAGGCAGACGGATGAAGACAATCTTGAACACCATATCCTTGCCACCGAGCGCAAGGGCAGGGCGCAGGACGCCTATGCCGATGATTATCTGCGCCTGCAGGAGAGCGAGCGGCGCTTTCAGGCCACCTTCGATCAGGCTGCCGTGGGCCTGGCCCATGTGGACCCGGACGGTAACTGGCTGCGGGTCAATCGCAAGCTCTGCGCCATCCTGGGCTACAGCGAGAAAGAACTGCTCGGCAAGACCTTTCACGAGATCACCCACCCCGATGACCTGGATGCCGATCTGGACCAGATTCAGCGCATGCTTACCGGCACCATCGACAGCTACAGCATGGAGAAGCGTTACATCCGCAAGGACGGCTCTCGGGTCTGGGTCAATCTCACCGTCGCCCTGATCTGGACCCCGGAGCGCACGCCGGATTATTTCGTCTCGGTGATCGAGGACATCGACCGGCGCAAGCAGGCCGAGCTGGCCTTGCAGCTAAGCGAGCGGCGCTTTCGCGACCTCACCGAGAACCTGACCGACTGGGTCTGGGAGATCGACGCCGAGGGCCGCTACAGCTACCTCAGCCCCGGTATCGAGGCGGTGCTGGGCTATGCCCCGGAGGAGTTGCTCGGGCGCAGCCCCTTTGAACTCATGCCCGCGGGGGAGGCGGAGCGGGTGCGGGCCTTGTTCGCCCACTACTACAGCCACAAGCAGGCCTTCCAGGAGTTGAAGAACATCAATCTTCACAAGGACGGGCGCGAGCTGGTGGTGCTGACCAGCGGCCTGCCCATCCTGGATCAGGCGGGGAACCTGCTGGGCTATCACGGTACCGACCGGGACATCACCGAAGCCAGCCGTACCCAGCAGGCCCTGGAGCAGGAGCGCCTGCGCTTGCAGGCCTTTTTGCAGACCGCCAGCGACGGCATCCATGTGATCAATACCCAGGGCCTGCTGGTGGAGGCGAATGACGCCTTTCTCAACATGATCGGCCATGGTCAGGATGCCATCGGCAGGCTGCACGTATCCGACTGGGATCCGGTCATGGTCGGGGCCAACTTTGCCCACAAGCGCGATGAGTTGGTCAATGAACGCAAGATGCTCCTGTTTGAAAGCCGTCACCGCCGTGCCGATGGCAGCTATCTGGATGTGGAGGTCAATGTCAATGCCCTCAAGGTGGGCGACGAGTGCCTGCTGTTTGCCTCCTCGCGGGACATCACCGAGCGGCTCAACCAGCAGCGCCAGTTGCAGGAGCTGAACCGCAACCTGGAGGCCCTGGTGGCCGAGCGCACCCGTGAGTTGAAGCAGGCCAAGGAGCAGGCCGAGCAGGCCAGCCAGGCCAAGAGCAACTTCCTGGCCAATATGAGCCATGAGATACGCACCCCGCTGGGGGCCGTGCTGGGCCTGGCGCGGATGGGGGCGCGGGACAATCTCGACCGTCAGGTGGGCGATGTGTTCGAGCAGATCCTGGAGTCCGGCGACCATCTGCTCAAGGTGATCAACGATATCCTGGACTTCTCCCGTATCGAAAGCGGTCAGATGCAGTTGGAGTGGATCCCCTACCAGCTGCCCAAGCTGGTCGATCACCTGTTGGAGCTGATGCGGCCCAAGGTGCAAAGCCGGGGCCTGCAACTGAAGCTGGAGATGGACCGCCAGCAGCCTGCCTGGGTACGAGGCGACCCCCACCGGCTCAACCAGATCCTGCTCAACCTGCTGGGTAACGCCATCAAGTTCACCGAGCGCGGCGAGGTCGGCCTGAGCATCCAGCGCCAGGGCGATGAGACCCTGTTTCAGGTGCGCGATACCGGCATCGGTATGACCGAGACCCAACGCGCGCGCCTGTTCCGCTCCTTCGAGCAGGCGGACAGCTCCACCACCCGGCTCTACGGCGGCACCGGGCTGGGCCTGTCCATCAGTCGCAATCTGGCGCAGTTGATGGGCGGTGATATCCGGGTGGAGAGCGCACCGGACCAGGGCTCCTGTTTTACCCTCAATCTGCCCCTGCAACAGGCCGAGCCCGAGGCCATGCCCGCCGTGGAACATGCCCAGGGTCCGGCCGCATCGCGCCTGGCCGGGCTGCGCCTGTTGGCGGCGGAAGACGTGGAGATCAATCGCTTTATCCTGCAAGACATGCTGGAGCACGCCGGGGCCGAGGTGGTGTTTGCCGAGAACGGCATGCAGGCCCTGGGCACCATCGCCCGCGAAGGGGCCAAGGCCTTCGATGCCGTGCTGATGGACATACAGATGCCCATCATGGACGGCTATCAGGCCAGCAAGCGTATCCGCACCATTGCCCCGGACCTGCCCATCATCGGTCTCACCGCCCATGCCCTGAAGGAGGAGCGGGAGCACTGCCTGGCCGTGGGCATGGTGGATCACGTCACCAAGCCGATCGAGGAGGAGGTGCTGATGGAGGCCCTGATTCGGCATTGCCGACCTAACGGACATGGGGCGGACAGCGCCACCCCGGAACCTGAAACATCTGTTGGCGGCTCCGGGACTCGGGACGCGGGACGCGGGACTCGAAATTTGCCACGGATGTTTCACGGTAACGATCAGGGGGCGGAGAATCAGGCAGCTGTCGAGGGCGGCGCGACTCAGGACGTTGGATTCGGGGCTGGCTTGCCAGCATCCGTGGCTGAAGCGGAAGGGCTGCAGGCCACGCCCGATCAGGGTCTGATCGACTGGGCCCAGGTCAAGGCCAAGTATGCCAAGCGCGAGGGCCTGCAGGCCAAGCTGGTGCGCATCGCCCTGGATCAGGTAGAGCCGCTGCCCGAGACCCTGCGCCAGCTCGCCGAGGGAGAGGATTACGCCAGTTGTGCCTTCCAGGCCCATCTGCTGAAGAATGTCGGCGGCAATATCCCCGCCCCCAGACTGGTGGAACTGGCCCTGGCCACAGAGCAGGCGGCCCGCGCCGAGCAGCCCCAGTGCTTCGACCAACTGCGCCAGCTGGCCGATCTGACCCAGGCCTTTGCCGAGGAGTTGCAGCAGTGGCTGGCCTGA
- the murJ gene encoding murein biosynthesis integral membrane protein MurJ → MSLIRALAKVSSNTLVSRVLGFVRDLVLAHVFGANSHTDAFFVAFKIPNFMRRLFAEGAFATAFVPVLSEYKVKRSFAELKAFVDTVGGSLGLVLLGVTLVGVAGAPLLVMVFAPGFADDPGKLELAGQMLRLTFPYLLFISLTAFAGGILNAYNRFAIPAFTPVLLNLSLIGCALWLAPRMQEPIVALAWGVLIAGIAQLTFQLPFLNKLRLVPRLRVNFRDEGVRRILRLMLPALFGVSVTQISLLLDTLIASFLISGSISWLYYSDRLMEFPLGIIGVALGTVILPNLSHRHAEASPEGFSRAIDWGLRWVLLLGLPASVGLVLLAEPIIATLFQSAVFTPADVAMTQRSLMAYALGLLAFIAIKVLATGYYARQDTKTPVKIAIKAMAVNMLLNILLVFPLAHAGLALATSLSGMLNAFLLYRGLRLAQVYLPLPGWRERIGRVLLATLLMGLLLWFGAKEVGDWVEIEREQRIWGLLLLVGAGGGSYFLLLWLLGIGKRDFTDQGAEDR, encoded by the coding sequence TTGAGCCTGATCCGCGCCCTGGCCAAGGTCAGCAGCAACACCCTGGTGTCCCGGGTGCTGGGCTTTGTGCGTGACCTGGTGTTGGCCCATGTGTTTGGCGCCAACAGCCACACCGATGCCTTCTTCGTCGCCTTCAAGATCCCCAACTTCATGCGCCGCCTGTTCGCCGAGGGGGCCTTCGCCACCGCCTTCGTGCCGGTGCTCAGCGAATACAAGGTCAAGCGCTCCTTCGCCGAGCTGAAGGCCTTTGTCGATACGGTGGGCGGCAGCCTGGGGCTGGTGTTGCTCGGGGTGACCCTGGTTGGGGTGGCCGGCGCGCCCCTGCTGGTGATGGTGTTCGCCCCCGGTTTTGCCGATGACCCCGGCAAGCTGGAGCTGGCCGGACAGATGCTGCGCCTGACCTTCCCCTACCTGTTGTTCATCTCCCTCACCGCCTTTGCCGGCGGCATACTCAATGCCTATAACCGCTTTGCCATACCGGCCTTTACCCCGGTGTTGCTCAACCTGTCCCTGATCGGCTGCGCCCTCTGGCTGGCGCCGAGGATGCAGGAGCCCATCGTCGCCCTGGCCTGGGGGGTGCTGATTGCCGGCATCGCCCAGCTGACCTTTCAGCTGCCCTTTCTCAACAAGCTGAGGCTGGTACCCCGGCTCCGGGTGAATTTTCGCGATGAGGGGGTGCGGCGTATCCTGCGCCTGATGCTACCGGCCCTGTTTGGGGTGTCGGTGACCCAGATCAGCCTGCTGCTGGATACCCTGATCGCCTCCTTTCTGATCAGCGGCTCCATCTCCTGGCTGTATTATTCGGATCGACTGATGGAGTTCCCCCTGGGCATCATCGGCGTGGCCCTGGGCACGGTGATCCTGCCCAATCTGTCCCACCGCCATGCCGAGGCCTCGCCCGAGGGCTTCTCCCGCGCCATCGACTGGGGCCTGCGCTGGGTGCTGCTGCTGGGCCTGCCGGCCAGCGTCGGCCTGGTCCTGTTAGCCGAGCCGATCATCGCCACCCTGTTCCAGTCGGCGGTGTTCACCCCGGCCGATGTGGCCATGACCCAGCGCAGCCTGATGGCCTATGCCCTGGGCCTGCTCGCCTTTATCGCCATCAAGGTGCTGGCCACCGGCTACTATGCCCGACAGGACACCAAGACCCCGGTGAAGATCGCCATCAAGGCCATGGCAGTGAATATGCTGCTGAATATACTGCTGGTGTTCCCCCTGGCCCACGCCGGGCTGGCCTTGGCTACCAGTCTTTCTGGCATGTTAAATGCCTTTCTGCTCTACCGAGGCCTGCGTCTGGCCCAGGTCTATCTGCCCCTGCCCGGCTGGCGCGAGCGTATCGGCCGCGTCCTGCTGGCCACCCTGCTGATGGGCCTGCTGCTCTGGTTTGGCGCTAAGGAAGTGGGTGATTGGGTCGAAATAGAGCGTGAGCAACGCATCTGGGGCCTGCTGCTGCTGGTCGGTGCCGGTGGTGGCAGCTATTTTCTGCTGCTTTGGCTGCTGGGCATAGGCAAAAGGGATTTTACGGATCAGGGGGCAGAGGACAGATGA
- a CDS encoding chemotaxis protein CheW — MNKSAPQRQTQPAPGALHGPAQAIDEFLETLLEPVREYHPRQEALARQRQEQEEQQGQQTALRPPDVLTPAVVALPQVALEVPLTERVEDSEIETRVEISTPLPAYAEQPFQCLLFRASGNDFAIPLVTLHSIVKQTRAPATLPGQPAWHAGLLLHRQQRIGLVDLGVLLTGAPATGPSPFVVILGEGRFGLLCTEIFRPQTINPDQVKWRQQRRDRPWMMGTLREQLCPLIDTQALLDRLETG; from the coding sequence TTGAACAAATCCGCGCCGCAACGGCAGACGCAACCCGCACCAGGGGCCTTGCACGGGCCGGCCCAGGCAATCGATGAGTTTCTTGAGACCCTGCTGGAGCCGGTGCGGGAGTATCACCCCCGGCAGGAGGCCCTGGCCCGGCAGCGACAGGAGCAAGAGGAGCAGCAGGGGCAGCAGACGGCCTTGAGGCCACCTGATGTGCTGACGCCGGCGGTTGTGGCCCTGCCGCAGGTGGCGCTGGAGGTGCCGCTGACCGAGCGGGTGGAGGACAGCGAGATAGAAACCCGTGTCGAGATTTCGACGCCCTTGCCCGCCTATGCCGAGCAGCCCTTTCAGTGCCTGCTATTCCGTGCTTCGGGCAACGACTTCGCCATCCCCCTGGTGACCCTGCACAGCATCGTCAAACAGACCCGTGCCCCGGCCACGCTGCCCGGTCAACCGGCCTGGCATGCTGGCCTGTTGCTGCATCGGCAGCAGCGCATCGGCCTGGTCGATCTGGGTGTATTGCTCACCGGCGCGCCCGCCACTGGGCCGAGCCCCTTTGTGGTGATCCTGGGCGAGGGCCGCTTCGGCCTGCTCTGCACCGAGATCTTTCGCCCGCAGACGATCAACCCGGATCAGGTAAAGTGGCGCCAACAACGCAGGGATCGCCCCTGGATGATGGGCACTTTGCGCGAACAGCTCTGTCCGCTGATCGACACCCAGGCCCTGCTGGACAGGCTGGAGACAGGGTAG
- a CDS encoding chemotaxis protein CheW: MSSAGHDQSNDFTIQLVTFKLEEETYGVNVMQVQEVLRVTEIAPVPGSPPYVLGIINLRGNVVTVIDTRNRFGLNPGEVTDNSRIVIIEGEGQVVGILVDSVAEVVELRESEIDVAPNVGNEETARYIQGVHTHKGNLLIVVDINKLLSDEEWADLGSF, encoded by the coding sequence ATGAGCTCGGCAGGCCATGATCAATCCAATGATTTCACCATTCAGCTGGTCACCTTCAAGCTGGAGGAAGAGACCTACGGCGTCAACGTCATGCAGGTGCAGGAAGTGCTGCGTGTTACCGAGATCGCCCCGGTGCCCGGTTCCCCCCCGTATGTGCTGGGCATCATCAATCTGCGCGGCAACGTGGTCACCGTCATAGATACCCGCAACCGCTTCGGCCTCAACCCCGGCGAGGTGACCGACAACAGCCGCATCGTCATTATCGAGGGCGAGGGTCAGGTGGTCGGCATACTGGTGGACAGCGTCGCCGAGGTGGTGGAGCTGCGCGAGTCGGAGATCGACGTCGCCCCCAATGTGGGCAATGAAGAGACCGCCCGCTATATCCAGGGGGTCCACACGCACAAGGGCAATCTGCTTATTGTGGTGGATATCAACAAGCTGCTCAGTGATGAGGAATGGGCCGATTTGGGTAGTTTTTAG
- a CDS encoding DUF2802 domain-containing protein — MTIYWLAFASFALISFLGLIYLQNLIHRQERELVSLKREMRTLTGNLSAQCDTGSGMNRRLNIIEGDMRQWREQMDEFQQIQQEWQQEREQEQAQRSQEQPYGEAIYLVHQGASVQRLMDELGLSRSEAELLYRVHGIRAAA; from the coding sequence ATGACAATTTATTGGCTGGCCTTTGCCTCATTTGCCCTGATTTCCTTTCTTGGGCTGATCTATCTGCAGAACCTGATCCACCGTCAGGAGCGCGAGCTGGTCAGTCTCAAGCGGGAAATGCGCACCTTGACCGGCAACCTCAGCGCCCAGTGTGATACCGGCTCGGGCATGAACCGGCGCCTCAATATCATCGAGGGCGACATGCGCCAATGGCGCGAACAGATGGACGAGTTTCAGCAGATACAGCAGGAATGGCAGCAGGAGCGCGAACAGGAGCAGGCCCAGCGCAGTCAGGAGCAGCCCTACGGCGAGGCCATCTATCTGGTGCATCAGGGGGCCAGCGTACAGCGCCTGATGGACGAGCTGGGCCTGTCCCGCAGCGAGGCGGAATTGCTCTACCGGGTACACGGCATCCGCGCCGCAGCCTGA
- a CDS encoding DEAD/DEAH box helicase translates to MSFSDLGLSAELVRAVTEQGYTTPTPIQSQAIPIILQGKDLLAGAQTGTGKTAGFTLPLLQRLHSNPLEMEPKRPLRCLILTPTRELAAQVGESVANYGRHLLLKSTVVFGGVKINPQIKQLREGVDILVATPGRLLDHVSQNTVKLNQVEILVLDEADRMLDMGFIHDIRKVLRLLPSNATRQNLLFSATFSDDIRKLAEGLLDHPEFIQVTPRNTTAERIAQTVHPVDRERKREMLSEMIGKGNWRQVLVFTRTKHGANRLAKQLEQDGLSAAAIHGNKSQGARTKALAGFKSGDIRVLVATDIAARGLDIDQLPHVVNFELPNVPEDYVHRIGRTGRAGNQGEAISLVCVDEHRLLRDIERLLKRDLPRVQLAGYEPDPSIRPEPIQQGRQGRNNAARGNTSGGNNGRNGTAARPRNGHHTDAQQPGRSGTRSDGNRSRPAQAEPGAVHKPRRSGPTQTQNRGRGKPGAHRPALLGRN, encoded by the coding sequence ATGTCATTTTCCGACCTCGGCCTCTCGGCCGAACTTGTGCGCGCTGTTACCGAACAGGGCTACACCACCCCTACGCCCATCCAAAGTCAGGCCATCCCCATCATCCTGCAGGGCAAAGACCTGCTGGCCGGGGCCCAGACCGGCACCGGCAAGACCGCAGGTTTCACCCTGCCCCTGTTGCAACGCCTGCACAGTAACCCGCTGGAGATGGAGCCGAAACGGCCGCTGCGCTGCCTGATCCTGACCCCGACCCGGGAACTGGCTGCCCAGGTGGGCGAGAGCGTGGCCAATTACGGCCGCCACCTGCTGCTGAAATCCACCGTGGTCTTTGGTGGCGTGAAGATCAATCCGCAGATCAAACAATTGCGTGAGGGCGTCGATATCCTCGTGGCCACCCCAGGGCGCCTGCTGGACCACGTCAGCCAGAATACGGTCAAACTCAACCAGGTGGAGATCCTGGTGCTGGACGAGGCGGATCGGATGCTCGACATGGGCTTCATCCACGATATCCGCAAGGTGCTCAGGCTGTTGCCAAGCAACGCCACGCGCCAGAATCTGCTGTTTTCCGCCACCTTCTCGGACGACATCCGCAAGCTGGCCGAGGGCCTGCTCGACCACCCCGAGTTCATCCAGGTGACCCCACGCAACACCACCGCCGAGCGCATCGCCCAGACCGTGCACCCGGTGGACCGGGAGCGCAAGCGGGAGATGCTCAGCGAGATGATCGGCAAGGGTAATTGGCGTCAGGTGCTGGTATTTACCCGCACCAAGCACGGTGCCAACCGCCTGGCCAAGCAACTGGAGCAGGACGGCCTGAGTGCCGCCGCGATCCACGGCAACAAGAGCCAGGGGGCGCGTACCAAGGCCCTGGCCGGGTTCAAGAGCGGTGATATCCGCGTCCTGGTGGCCACCGACATCGCCGCCCGTGGCCTGGATATAGATCAGCTGCCCCATGTGGTGAACTTTGAGCTGCCCAATGTGCCCGAGGACTATGTACACCGCATCGGCCGCACCGGCCGGGCGGGCAATCAGGGCGAGGCCATCTCCCTGGTCTGCGTGGATGAACACCGGCTGCTGCGCGACATAGAACGCCTGCTCAAGCGCGACCTGCCCAGGGTGCAGCTGGCCGGCTACGAGCCGGACCCCAGCATCAGGCCAGAGCCCATCCAGCAAGGCCGCCAGGGCCGAAACAACGCCGCCCGTGGTAACACCTCAGGTGGCAATAACGGCCGTAATGGGACTGCCGCGCGTCCGCGAAACGGGCACCACACCGATGCGCAACAACCGGGCCGCTCCGGCACGCGATCAGATGGCAACCGCTCGCGCCCGGCGCAAGCCGAACCCGGCGCGGTCCACAAGCCGCGCCGCTCGGGTCCGACCCAGACGCAAAACCGGGGTCGGGGCAAGCCGGGGGCACACCGCCCTGCCTTGCTGGGCAGGAACTGA
- a CDS encoding cytochrome c family protein, which yields MTKQIHSHCIAKLLLALPLLVALLGVQAQAAEEPMHHVSSETCKLCHKEIYKQWKGSMHGNSNALTDPIHGTFYKKVVGDPTQEGVKMKNGKYPVCLNCHAPNAARDGKTKLDAMPAYHEGVNCVACHTLSNFKGVKTADGKLRLGIKAYELKDSIQAPAGAGSALDKMKAASDDLFGGALAGDGDQKPNPHLGEPVELDGKQIPALSMEQNGQQMKTSDACMGCHDQRPNGKGVPLCATGDEYVASGSKVDCLACHMPIANGMADHSMGGGHDPAMLKRSVLMTLDAKAEGDAIKAAVSLQNKLPHNLPTGAPFRNIFLKLTAYDASGEVVWQNAKGHPAKEDPQAYLWNMLQDDEGKFALPPVATKLGPDTRLKPFETRVLNYAIPAQGVALVRAELYYNLLWPGLVKKFTHLPTELTDPVKMAATEVKF from the coding sequence ATGACCAAGCAAATTCATTCACATTGCATAGCAAAACTATTGCTTGCGCTGCCACTGCTGGTGGCCCTGCTCGGGGTACAGGCCCAGGCCGCCGAGGAGCCGATGCACCACGTCAGCTCAGAGACCTGCAAGCTGTGCCACAAGGAGATCTACAAACAGTGGAAGGGCTCCATGCACGGCAACAGCAACGCCCTGACCGACCCCATCCACGGCACCTTCTACAAAAAAGTCGTTGGCGATCCCACCCAGGAAGGGGTGAAGATGAAGAACGGTAAATATCCCGTCTGCCTCAACTGCCACGCCCCCAATGCGGCGCGTGACGGCAAGACCAAGCTGGACGCCATGCCCGCCTATCACGAGGGCGTCAACTGCGTCGCCTGTCATACCCTGAGCAACTTCAAGGGGGTCAAGACCGCCGATGGCAAGCTGCGTCTGGGCATCAAGGCCTATGAACTGAAAGACAGCATCCAGGCCCCGGCCGGTGCCGGTTCCGCCCTGGACAAGATGAAGGCTGCCAGCGATGACCTGTTCGGCGGTGCCCTGGCCGGAGATGGCGATCAAAAGCCCAATCCCCATCTGGGCGAGCCGGTAGAACTGGACGGCAAGCAGATCCCGGCCCTGAGCATGGAGCAGAACGGCCAGCAGATGAAGACCTCCGATGCCTGCATGGGCTGTCACGATCAGCGTCCCAACGGCAAGGGCGTGCCCCTGTGCGCCACAGGTGATGAATACGTCGCCAGCGGCAGTAAGGTGGACTGTCTCGCCTGCCACATGCCCATCGCCAACGGCATGGCCGACCACAGCATGGGCGGCGGACACGACCCGGCCATGCTCAAGCGCTCTGTGCTCATGACCCTGGATGCCAAGGCCGAGGGCGATGCCATCAAGGCCGCCGTGTCGCTGCAGAACAAGCTGCCCCACAACCTGCCCACCGGTGCCCCGTTCCGCAACATCTTCCTCAAACTGACCGCCTACGATGCCAGTGGCGAGGTGGTCTGGCAGAACGCCAAGGGCCATCCGGCCAAGGAAGACCCCCAGGCCTACCTGTGGAACATGCTGCAAGACGACGAGGGCAAGTTTGCCCTGCCGCCGGTGGCCACCAAGCTGGGCCCGGACACCCGTCTCAAGCCGTTCGAGACCCGCGTGCTGAACTACGCCATCCCCGCTCAGGGGGTCGCCCTGGTGCGTGCCGAGCTGTACTACAACCTGCTCTGGCCCGGTCTGGTGAAGAAGTTCACCCACCTGCCCACCGAACTGACCGACCCGGTCAAGATGGCCGCCACAGAGGTCAAGTTCTAA
- a CDS encoding NapC/NirT family cytochrome c, which translates to MSNPLALEFISRRIVLAMVVSGLFGMLFVFMLIEFDHQTSTEAFCTSCHSMELVAQPYRESAHYNSPSGIRASCGDCHVSEGLIAATLDHIIGARDLYKQIFGPEYDNPVVNLLHMPEASFSTRDWFRERDSATCRKCHTQKIISGRRADTLEIHNEGAEGKTCIDCHYNLVHRKVPDKQVFKRDAWNLMVEQEFGLEPGTAEQIHQGKIPPPAIKQEN; encoded by the coding sequence ATGAGTAACCCACTGGCCCTGGAGTTCATCAGTCGGCGCATCGTCCTGGCCATGGTGGTCTCGGGTCTGTTTGGCATGTTGTTCGTCTTCATGCTGATCGAATTCGATCACCAGACCAGCACCGAGGCATTCTGCACCAGCTGTCACTCCATGGAGCTGGTGGCCCAGCCCTATCGGGAATCGGCCCACTACAACTCGCCCTCCGGCATCCGCGCCAGCTGTGGCGACTGCCACGTCTCCGAGGGCCTGATCGCCGCCACCCTGGACCACATCATAGGTGCCAGAGACCTGTACAAGCAGATCTTCGGACCGGAGTATGACAACCCCGTGGTCAACCTGCTGCACATGCCCGAGGCATCCTTCAGCACCCGCGATTGGTTCCGTGAACGCGATTCGGCCACCTGCCGCAAGTGCCACACCCAGAAGATCATCAGCGGCCGCCGCGCCGACACTCTGGAGATCCACAACGAGGGGGCCGAGGGCAAGACCTGCATCGACTGTCATTACAACCTGGTACACCGTAAGGTGCCGGACAAGCAGGTATTCAAGCGTGATGCCTGGAACCTCATGGTGGAGCAGGAATTTGGCCTGGAACCGGGCACGGCGGAGCAAATCCACCAAGGCAAGATTCCCCCGCCCGCGATCAAGCAAGAGAACTGA
- a CDS encoding dTMP kinase: MSGRFITIEGIEGAGKSTCMAFLRQYIERQGLAVVETREPGGTPLGEDLRALLLGHKHQGMSAKAELLLMFAARAEHLQQRIKPALARGDWVLCDRFTDATYAYQGAGRTLSAKRVEQIEDWVQGPLRPDLTLLLDIPVELGLERAGKRSTPDRFEAESLAFFRAVRQAYLDIAAAQPERVKRVDASLSLGEVQGQLAELIDALLDSPK, encoded by the coding sequence ATGAGCGGAAGATTCATCACCATCGAAGGCATTGAGGGCGCGGGCAAGAGTACCTGCATGGCCTTTTTGCGCCAATACATCGAGCGGCAGGGCCTGGCGGTGGTGGAGACCCGCGAGCCCGGCGGTACGCCCCTGGGCGAAGACCTGCGTGCCCTGCTGCTGGGCCACAAACACCAGGGCATGAGCGCCAAGGCCGAGTTGCTGCTGATGTTCGCCGCCCGCGCCGAGCACCTGCAGCAGCGGATCAAGCCCGCCCTGGCACGGGGTGACTGGGTGCTGTGCGACCGCTTTACCGATGCCACCTACGCCTATCAGGGTGCCGGTCGCACCCTCTCGGCCAAGCGGGTGGAGCAGATCGAGGACTGGGTGCAGGGGCCGCTGCGGCCCGATCTGACCCTGCTGCTGGATATTCCGGTGGAGCTAGGGCTGGAGCGGGCCGGCAAGCGCTCCACGCCGGATCGCTTTGAGGCCGAGTCCCTGGCCTTTTTTCGGGCCGTGCGTCAGGCCTACCTGGACATAGCCGCAGCCCAGCCCGAGCGGGTCAAGCGGGTGGATGCCAGCCTATCCCTGGGCGAGGTTCAGGGGCAGCTGGCCGAACTGATCGATGCCTTGCTGGATAGCCCCAAATGA